The Streptococcus sp. S5 genome contains a region encoding:
- a CDS encoding LCP family protein yields the protein MSKESNFLSHHERKRLEYLYSNFHYLNEREQLEYNYLLKKSQGAYEEAETLQPEVDATEEVQGEIAEPIGDLPVYQSRSKKSKKKAVAATSDIPKKPRKKIRVKRILKWIAVFFLLIIGGMVFMFVKGLNSKPTGPDAKPAVVEKFNGKKSRDGVNILILGTDGRIGEKSDETRTDSIMVVNVNNKEGKIKMVSFMRDTLVHIDGVSQQNIPEYDGYYDQKLNTAFTIGEQNNNQGAELVRQMLKDNFDIDIQYYAMVDFKTFATAIDTLFPNGVEMNAQFSTVDGEKVSEVEVPDDLNMKDGVVPQQTIKVGKQRMDGRTLLNYSRFRKDDEGDFGRTRRQQEVMSAIMHQIKDPTKLFTGSEALGKVFAMTSTNVPFSFLLTNGLGLVGSAGKGIERVTIPENGDWVDAYDMYGGQGLLVDFDAYKKKLYQMGLR from the coding sequence ATGAGTAAGGAATCCAACTTTCTATCTCACCATGAGCGAAAGCGATTAGAGTACTTATACTCAAATTTTCATTATTTGAATGAACGAGAACAACTAGAATACAATTACCTGCTCAAGAAGAGCCAAGGAGCTTATGAGGAAGCAGAAACCCTTCAACCTGAGGTAGACGCTACAGAAGAAGTGCAAGGTGAGATTGCTGAACCGATTGGAGATCTCCCTGTTTACCAATCACGTAGCAAAAAGTCTAAGAAGAAAGCAGTTGCTGCGACGAGCGATATACCTAAGAAACCACGGAAAAAGATCCGCGTCAAACGGATTCTCAAGTGGATTGCTGTCTTTTTCTTGCTCATTATCGGTGGCATGGTCTTCATGTTTGTGAAAGGCCTCAACAGCAAGCCGACAGGTCCAGATGCCAAACCGGCTGTCGTTGAGAAATTTAACGGCAAGAAGTCGCGAGATGGGGTCAATATCCTGATCTTGGGGACAGATGGTCGGATCGGTGAGAAATCGGATGAGACACGGACAGACTCTATCATGGTGGTCAATGTCAATAACAAAGAAGGCAAAATCAAGATGGTCAGCTTCATGCGGGATACATTGGTCCATATCGATGGTGTCAGCCAGCAAAATATTCCAGAGTATGATGGCTACTACGACCAGAAGCTCAATACGGCCTTTACTATCGGGGAGCAAAATAACAACCAAGGAGCTGAATTGGTGCGTCAGATGCTCAAAGACAACTTTGACATTGACATCCAATATTACGCCATGGTCGATTTCAAGACCTTTGCGACAGCGATCGATACCCTCTTCCCAAATGGGGTCGAGATGAATGCGCAATTTTCAACGGTTGATGGCGAAAAAGTCAGTGAAGTAGAAGTACCAGATGATTTGAACATGAAAGACGGTGTCGTTCCGCAGCAAACCATCAAGGTTGGAAAACAACGGATGGATGGCCGGACCCTTCTCAATTACTCGCGTTTCCGCAAGGATGATGAAGGAGACTTTGGTCGGACCCGTCGCCAGCAAGAGGTCATGTCCGCTATCATGCATCAGATCAAGGATCCAACCAAACTCTTTACGGGATCTGAAGCCCTTGGGAAAGTCTTTGCCATGACGTCTACCAATGTTCCTTTCTCCTTCCTATTGACCAATGGACTTGGACTAGTCGGAAGTGCTGGAAAAGGAATTGAACGAGTGACCATCCCAGAAAATGGGGATTGGGTCGATGCCTACGATATGTACGGTGGCCAAGGCTTACTCGTCGATTTCGATGCTTATAAAAAGAAATTGTACCAAATGGGACTGAGATGA
- the pheA gene encoding prephenate dehydratase, which produces MLVGYLGPKGSFTHDVATHSFPTSERIAYRTITDVIKAYENQEIDFAVVPVENSIEGSVHETIDYLFHQGTIQAVAEVVYPIKQQLLVAKKDRPIRTVYSHPQAMAQGKAFLRAHYPDAAMEMTASTAYAARYVAEHPDLEIAAIAPLAAASEYGLEVQAKDIQEIEDNYTRFWILGAKEPAISKTLSPALQKVSLALTLPSNLAGALYKGLSTFAWRGINLTKIESRPLKTALGEYFFIIDLLNEAPDLLQFAYQELDSLGIQTKVLGQYQVYTLKDKGMEKK; this is translated from the coding sequence ATGCTTGTAGGCTATCTTGGTCCCAAGGGATCTTTTACCCATGATGTGGCCACTCATAGCTTTCCGACTTCTGAACGCATCGCCTATCGGACGATCACAGATGTCATCAAGGCTTATGAGAATCAAGAGATCGATTTTGCAGTCGTCCCAGTTGAAAACTCGATTGAAGGCAGTGTCCATGAGACCATTGATTACCTCTTTCATCAAGGGACGATTCAGGCCGTTGCAGAAGTGGTCTATCCCATCAAGCAACAGCTCTTGGTGGCTAAAAAAGATCGCCCCATTCGAACAGTCTATTCGCATCCACAGGCCATGGCCCAAGGGAAGGCTTTTCTAAGGGCCCATTATCCAGATGCGGCTATGGAAATGACGGCTTCAACAGCCTATGCGGCCCGCTATGTAGCAGAGCATCCAGACTTGGAAATTGCAGCGATTGCCCCTCTGGCAGCAGCCAGTGAGTATGGCTTGGAAGTCCAGGCCAAAGATATTCAAGAAATCGAGGACAATTATACACGTTTTTGGATTTTAGGAGCCAAAGAGCCAGCGATCTCAAAAACTTTAAGTCCAGCCCTTCAAAAAGTTAGCTTGGCCTTGACCTTGCCAAGTAACTTGGCAGGAGCCCTCTATAAAGGATTGTCTACCTTTGCTTGGCGGGGGATCAATTTGACCAAGATTGAAAGTCGTCCCCTAAAAACAGCTTTAGGAGAATACTTTTTCATTATTGACCTCCTAAACGAAGCGCCTGATCTTTTGCAATTTGCCTATCAAGAATTAGACAGTTTGGGCATTCAGACAAAAGTCTTGGGTCAGTATCAGGTCTATACCTTAAAAGATAAAGGAATGGAGAAAAAATGA
- a CDS encoding shikimate kinase encodes MAKILLGFMGAGKTTVGRILDPKFHDMDELIVEEIGMSINDYFAVEGEAAFRRREAEMLERLLENEAAIISPGGGIVVNPHNRALLEKNPHNIYLRVDFETLYRRIQNDKAMQRPLFLNHTKEEFKKIFDGRLPLYEDIATHIVDVEDKTPEEIAEIIRCL; translated from the coding sequence ATGGCTAAAATTTTACTTGGTTTTATGGGAGCTGGGAAAACGACCGTTGGTCGCATTCTTGATCCAAAGTTCCATGATATGGATGAATTAATTGTTGAAGAGATCGGTATGTCGATCAATGACTATTTCGCAGTGGAAGGAGAAGCTGCCTTTCGTCGTCGCGAGGCTGAAATGCTGGAGCGTTTATTGGAAAATGAAGCAGCCATTATTTCTCCTGGAGGCGGGATTGTCGTCAACCCTCATAACCGTGCGCTCTTGGAAAAAAATCCTCACAACATATATCTGCGGGTAGATTTTGAAACCTTGTACAGACGCATTCAAAATGACAAAGCCATGCAACGTCCCCTCTTTTTAAACCACACCAAAGAAGAATTCAAGAAGATTTTTGATGGTCGTTTGCCTTTGTATGAGGATATTGCTACCCATATTGTGGATGTCGAGGACAAAACACCTGAAGAAATTGCGGAGATCATTCGATGCTTGTAG